The segment TTCTGCCTTATTGGAATCTGTTGCTTCTTCGCCcacctttctcttctttgataaCTCCTCAAATCTGATATGAGACTTGGCTCTCTCCTTCGCCAATTGCTCTGCTCTTTGAAGATCATATTTATCATTTCCGCTCTGTAGGTACTGTTAACATAGGTTCTCAACCCCGGCAATTGAAAAAGAGTAGAAGCTTCCTTACCAGTCCTGCTTTGATGAATCTTCCAGCGGCCCCTTTGTCCAATTTGAGGTTTCTTTCTGCTGCAGTTGCGGGGGGATTCTCTGTGACCTTTATCTTCTCAAAGTACTGCTTCATTCGCGTAAGCTCGGTGAAAACAGGATGTTCACGGGCATTGACGCCGTTCAGTCGAAGGTATGCTATCGAAATGAATTAGTATACATGTACGGAATGCGACAGAAATGAAACGATAGAAACTCGTACAGAATAATATGGACTCAATGGCATATGTGACAAGAGTGTAAAGCTTCGCCTTGTCCAATAAAGGCAGCTTGCTCGCAAATTCTGGGATAGTCTTTTGAATCAAGGGCGCAACAGTATCTTCTATATCGTCAATATCGTCATCCAGTTGCTCgagcaaagaaagaatcttAGTAGGATCCATTGTGGAATTTGGTCAAGCGTGTTGTGGCGGGTATGATTGACGTAGCATGCGCGATCGATAGATCTGATGGACTTTTGCTTGTTGGAGTTATTTGTGTTTTCTATTCCAAGGTCGTTGTATCGTATTGTATTATGTTGTGTCAAATATGTTCATTCGTATTCGTAACTTTCGACTTTCGACTTTCAACTTTTAACTTTCCACCATTCTTTTTAGAAATTTCAGGAACAAGTTCCGACGCTATCGGAAAAAAGCGGCCGCATTCAGTTGCATTGGAATTGAAGTCTTCCAATTGGATTACACCTTTCCTTTACAGGGATTTTCGATAAATATTCTTTGCTAATGTGCTTAATCGACATTTTTTTCGATTCCGAATATTTGACTGTAAAATGATATTTACCACTTgaccctctctctctctcatcacatcaataCAACTCAACTTTTGCCTCCCACTTGAACGCCCATCTACTATTACTCTATATCTTGTCCATGTTCGAAGTCTACATATTCTATGTAAATAGACTTCAGTCTTGTTCTGTGCTAAGCCGAAATCTCAGATATATCTCAAGCTAGCTTCACCCCTCACCGAACGGAACTTCAGCATACATTTCGCCTCATTTTACTGAAGGTCGACAAACTCTGCTCTCCGTCGTTGTCCACTGCGAGATAACTTCTTACCCTTTTGCGGATGTGTAGAAGGACGTGAAGGTTCCCTTTTCTTGCTTTGGTTTCGTGTGCAGACAATTGCAGCAACGAAAGAGTAGACACCTTGATTCTGCTTGTCTGCCATGAGttcattttaataaacaTTGAGAGTGTTCATCCTGTCTTTTCCAAGGTGCGGTCGTCCGCTGTGGCGGGTGCTTGCTCGAAACCCTCAAAACTGTCGATGGCTCTCAGGTAGCATTACCCTGGGCCGGGTGGCCACTCGCACTTGGTCGAGACATAACGAGACATACTGGTGGCCGAGGCGGAAAGGAGGATTGCACGCCAGCTTGTCATTCGTTTGGGGTTCAGAGAGAGATACCACTACCAGCGGACCTTCTAGGAATTACGGGAGCAAAAGCGTTGGAGTACATCCAAGCGAAGGGATATCAGACAAAAATATTACCGATCAAGAGGATATAAACAGACATTCTATACCCAACGATCATGCATATGCTATGGATATAGAGTTACAGGACGAGCAGGGGTTGAAACTATACAGCGAAGAAGGGAATGATCCATCGTCGTTCGATTTCACCTACTCGCATCGACCTTTGAAACGGGAGGCAAACAAAAACTTGTCGACTGAAGAGCTACCGGATAACAATGACGTTAAAGAGCATGAGAATCTTGATGTCTCCGATGTTGTGCCTGAATATTTGCATTCTCAGGGTCACCCAGTCACGAACGTGAAACATGCCGACCAAGAGTCACCTACAATGTCTTCTCATCAACACGACCAAGAAGCTTTACAGTCAAGACAAGTCACCGATCTCCAAAACACCCCGACCTTACAACATTCGACACACCGAGATGATATGCCTATATCACGCACAATCCATATTCTAGGGACAGGGCCTATCGGGCAATTCATTGCATATAATCTTGTTGAAATGGACTCTCCGCCACCTGTTACTTTACTAATGCACCGGCCACTGTTGATTCAACAATGGCACCACTCACGTCAGGTTCTCAGAGTATGCAAGGATGAAATTATAACGGAGCAATCTGGTTTCAATGTTGAATTATCCGCAAGTTTCAATATTCCTGGGCCCGAGTCAGAGATTAGTACCACCGAGCACAGATTTGGATACACGGACGAGGTGATAGACAACCTGATCATCACGACGAACGGCGACAAGACAGTGGCGGCACTTACTTCCATCAAGCATCGTCTCCGGCCTCAATCAACCATATGTTTTGTGCAACATGGAGCAGGTGTGATTGAGGATGTTAACAAACATGTTTTCCCAGATTTGCAGAATCGTCCTCATTACATGCTTGGCAATCTATCTCATGGATTATTTGCCACGGATCAATTATGGACTGTGGCCCAAACCACCCAGGGAGAGCTGAAGCTCACAATTCCTCAATATGACACCAGCGCGCCCGCCAACGAACAACAGCCCCAAAGCTCTGATAGGAAGCTCACAAATAACTGGGCGCCCTCTTCAAGATATATGTTAATGTCATTGAGCCGTTCTCCTGATCTTAAAGCCATAGGCTTGAACTATCCTGACTTCATGAAATTCCATCTCGAATACATAGTCATCAATTCCGTCATTGGGCCGTTATCTgtcatttttgattgttcAAACGATCAGCTGTTGTACAATTACCAAGCAAGTCTGACCATGAAGTCTCTCTTGTGGGAAATCTCGTATGTTGTGAGAAGTCTTCCGGAGCTCGCGACAGTTGCAAATCTTAACAAACGCTTTGGAAACCGCAGATTAATGAGCATGATACACTCGGTGCTTTCTCGTAGCGGGAAAAATGTTACATCTATGTTACACAACGTCAAAAGTGGAATGAAAACGGACGTTGACTTCTACAATGGCTATCTCGCTCGGAGAGCAAAAGAATTGAACATtccattctcttcaaatGAGTTAGTCATAAGTATGGTTAAAGCAAAACAAGCTATGAAGTCGAGAGAGATGAACTCATATATACCCGTGGTTGATCGGAGATAGATGGAGTGTAAAGCCATGCCAGGTTTTTGAGCGAACGAATTGGGTATGTTTTACCGTGTAGGAGTGTACGTTTATGTTAGAATTAGCAACACCTGTAAATTACGTCTTAGATATCTTATATACTCGCGTCAACTCGCAAAAGCGACACTTTAGATTATAGACCAATGAATAATGCACATATGCCTCTCTTGCAACCTCAATTCCTATTGCGCTACTTTACCTTTCCGTGATCAGTCGACAAGAGGCTTCAAGACTTATGAAGTATAGCAACAAGCCCAGTGGCATGTTACTTTGCACCCGGTGATGCAGCATCATGAGTGTTCAAATCTAAACTCATGGCCTCAGTGAGCTTGTATCTGAAGATGCTTTCCGGACACGAGAGATTCATTTTAATTACCTGATACTAATAATGTTATAATCAAACTAACTTTATAtctaaatagaaaataataatcattcAATTTATCATAGAATAGAAAAGTTATAATTCACGGTTGTGGTATGATGTATTTTTGCCCAAAGAGGGGTTGTCAATCATGGTACTCGCCAAAGATTGGGTACCACAAGGCTGACATCGCAAAGTTACCACACCCCTCATTTTCCTCAACCAGAACAAAAGCTACACACTCAACGCCCTAAATATGGAAGACGACGATTTAGCACAAGTAAGTCTCGGGAGGGGGTGAGCCACGACCTAATACTAATTGTTCTTTAGATCAGAAAAGCTCGTCTTGAGCAACTGAAAACCCAAGgcggaggtggtggtggcaGACCAGGCGCAGCGGGCGGCAGTGGAGGACAGGAAGACGGCAGACAGTGCGCTTTACTTCTTCAAACACGTATATAAATAGCTAAACTTTTGCGTCACAGGCAGCAAGAAGAGGCGGCTCGACAATCAATCCTGACCCAAATCCTCGAACCCGAAGCGGCAGATCGTCTCGGTCGCATTAGACTTGTGAAAGAGTCGAGAGCCGTCGATGTTGAAAATCGCTTGATTATGCTGGCGCGATCGGGACAGCTGAGATCGAAGATTACGGAAGAGCAATTGAAGGACTTGTTGAGCAGTGTGTCGGAGGCTCAGGAAActaaagaaaagattgtGGTTACCAGGAGGAAGGGTGCTTgggatgacgacgatgatgatctTTTCGACTTGTAGTTTGTGGTTCGGAAAATTAGAGAATATTTAGTGAAAAGATGTTACAGGAATGGAATCCATAATGCTGGGACAATCTTTGGCCTCCGAGGAAAGGGAGTTAATATTGCGAAGTTTTGGGAAATCTACTGTCATGGTATCAAATTACTGTGCTATTAAGTCCTACTCAAGTTGCTTTCTGggctttctttctttctttctccatccgCCTGATATCCCTGAGATCAAGAGGCTTTTCAATGCCTAACTCTTCCCTCAATTCTTCCACGCTCCTCTCCAACTGCTCCTCCCAATAAACATTAATAACCTCCTCTGCTTTCAAACCATTCGCAAACGCCCAAGGCGCATATATCGTAAAAAATCTCCTCCTCTCTGCCGGCTTCAACGACATCACAGCAAACATACTCAGACCCGTCATTGGCAACAGAGTATTAGCAAACTCAAAAGCCTTGAGCGCCACTTCGCCTTCCCTCACAATAGGTAAACCCGTTATAGCATGATAGAAATCGTGACACTCGCGATACCTCTGCATAACATATGCGCATTCTTCGTCGTCAATGTATTTTACTGAATCGCGTGTATCGGGCGAAACTCCTTCGCGGTCCAGCCATTCTGCGTAGCACCTGCCTACAGTGTTTGGGGGCAGCGCCCGGAGACGCGGCATAGAAAGAGTCTTGGAAGATATTCTAGGGCGATCGCGAAGTATACGTCGACCGGTGGGAGAAGAAAGCATAGCATCGCGGAGACGGTATATGAAATATGGTGTTGCGGTAGCTTCTCCACAGGCTGCAATTAGATCTAGTTTTCCGGATTAGTTGAGCGCAAACGTTGTTTTAGATGCTCAATTCATACCTGCACGGTAAGGATTAAAAAACGCCATTACTGCTGAGCCCACAGCCAAACCACCCCGCTCAATGGAAGTGAGTGGTACATGGCCTGGATAATTGGGAGCTGGACGATGCAATACACTGAAGCTTCTTGTGGCTAAAGTAATAGAGCAAGCTGTAAG is part of the Botrytis cinerea B05.10 chromosome 1, complete sequence genome and harbors:
- the Bccoq4 gene encoding Bccoq4 — translated: MSLSPRLYTQVSRLPRELLTACSITLATRSFSVLHRPAPNYPGHVPLTSIERGGLAVGSAVMAFFNPYRADLIAACGEATATPYFIYRLRDAMLSSPTGRRILRDRPRISSKTLSMPRLRALPPNTVGRCYAEWLDREGVSPDTRDSVKYIDDEECAYVMQRYRECHDFYHAITGLPIVREGEVALKAFEFANTLLPMTGLSMFAVMSLKPAERRRFFTIYAPWAFANGLKAEEVINVYWEEQLERSVEELREELGIEKPLDLRDIRRMEKERKKAQKAT